The Colias croceus chromosome 18, ilColCroc2.1 genome has a window encoding:
- the LOC123699863 gene encoding asparagine-rich zinc finger protein AZF1-like, whose amino-acid sequence MNMEAALPHFHRLASSRFYQQYAAPPVRISSNYLHDLVPQHNPTLLQQYLAYYHEPSLPLDLSVKQTTPITPPCTPPPAQKRKSEEPKQDKPHKIFRHFEDDDSKDEIEEKNQKRKNDEENSNDSDSPEAKKLKFTKQFFDELRTCLPNDGDASKSDRSSPEIVEIKDVEDRPRKSPKPQQPLKRSKAVRRLMFDEDKTSPVSGTIIRELDEDETLVVRKGDIDPAFNVVEVTEEAKALIATIENRLGRYICRLCRRLYNDAFALAQHRCSRIVHIEYRCPECDKVFNCPANLASHRRWHKPRVPGVTKRREPSNPESGRFSCERCGKLFRRQAYLRKHLLAHDQPENVTEVEKEPSAFRQVHVDYQSHQPEVRDSNYNSFWAKIPAPQQELNWDEVRTRCPSNCSSEDSRSLDVTGSEDEGGGEARGDG is encoded by the exons atgaacatgGAAGCGGCGCTACCACATTTCCACCGATTAGCCTCTTCGAGGTTTTACCAGCAGTATGCAGCACCACCAGTCCGCATTTCCAGCAATTATCTCCACGACCTTGTCCCTCAACATAACCCTACACTTCTTCAACAATATCTAGCATACTACCACGAACCTTCCCTGCCACTTGATCTCTCCGTAAAACAAACTACTCCTATCACACCGCCATGCACACCACCGCCTGCACAAAAAAGGAAATCAGAAGAACCAAAGCAAGATAAAccacataaaatatttcgccACTTCGAAGATGACGATTCCAAAGACGAGATAGAAGAAAAGAAccaaaaacgtaaaaatgatgAGGAAAATTCAAACGATAGTGATAGTCCTGAagctaaaaaattaaaatttacaaaacagTTTTTTGACGAGCTACGAACATGTCTACCGAATGATGGTGACGCTTCGAAAAGTGACCGAAGTTCGCCTGAAATTGTGGAAATAAAAGATGTGGAAGATCGTCCTCGTAAATCACCAAAACCGCAACAACCATTAAAAAGAAGTAAAGCTGTTAGACGGCTGATGTTTGATGAGGATAAAACATCGCCGGTGTCTGGAACCATTATAAGAGAGCTCGATGAAGATGAAACTTTGGTTGTAAGAAAg GGCGATATCGATCCGGCTTTCAACGTGGTGGAAGTGACTGAGGAGGCAAAGGCATTGATAGCTACGATTGAGAATCGCCTCGGGCGGTACATATGCAGGCTGTGCCGCCGGCTCTACAATGATGCGTTTGCGCTGGCCCAGCACAGGTGCTCGAGAATCGTGCACATTGAATACCGGTGTCCTGAATGTGATAAG GTGTTCAATTGCCCTGCTAACTTGGCTTCCCACCGGCGATGGCATAAGCCCCGGGTACCAGGCGTGACAAAACGTCGAGAACCTTCTAACCCTGAATCTGGGAGATTTTCCTGTGAGCGCTGCGGAAAGCTCTTCAGACGTCAAGCGTATTTGCGCAAACATTTGCTTGCCCATGACCAACCGGAAAATGTGACTGAAGTTGAAAAGGAACCATCCGCTTTTCGCCAAGTTCACGTGGATTACCAGTCTCACCAACCT GAAGTTCGAGACAGCAATTATAATTCCTTCTGGGCAAAGATTCCGGCTCCACAACAGGAGTTGAACTGGGATGAAGTTCGAACAAGGTGCCCATCGAATTGTTCTTCAGAAGATTCTCGAAGCCTGGACGTGACGGGTTCAGAGGATGAAGGAGGCGGGGAGGCGAGGGGGGATGGCTGA